From the genome of Streptomyces sp. NBC_00523:
TCGGCGTGCTCGTCGCCGCCGCCTCCTTCGCCTCGACCCGGGCGATCCTGTCCGGACGCGGCGCCTCCGTGGCCCTCGGCGACCCCGGAACGCTGCAGGTCCTCGCCGCCTCCGCGCTGCTCGCCCCGGTGGCCGCGCTCGCGGGGCTCGCGCTCGGCACGGTGATCCGGCACACGGGGACGTCGATCGTGGCGTGCGTGGTGGTGCTGCTCCTGCTCCCCATGATCCTCAGCGACCGACGCCACCTGACGGCGGTGCTCCGGCACACCCTGCCGTTCAGCGCCTGGGACCGGCTGGCGGGCGGCGCCCTTCCGCAGCCCCCGGCCGCGTTGTACCCGTGGTCGGAGGCGGGCGCCTGGACCGTCTACGCCCTGTGGGCACTGGTCGCGGGGGCCGTGGCGGTGTGCGCGGTGCACCGCCGCGACCAGTGAGCGCGGTGGGGTGACGCGTTACGCGCCCGGCGTGCCGAAGTAGTGCCCCTGGTCCAGGTCCTCGATGAGCCCGGGCCCGGCCGGCTTCCAGCCGAAGCGTTCGCGGGTCAGGGCGCTGGAGGCGGGCGAGTCGAGGCTCACCATCCCGGCCAGCCAGCCGAAGTGGCCGGGCGCGTCCTCGGGGGTGACGGAGGCCGTGGGGACGCCGAGGTGGCGGCCGATGGTCTCGGCGACGGACCGCAGCACGACGCCCTCCTCGGCCGCCGCGTGCAGCGTGGTGCCGGCGGGGGCCTGCTCCAGGGCCAGCCGGAACAGGTGCGCGGCGTCCTCGCGGTGGGCGGCCGGCCAGCGCTGGGAGCCGTCGCCGACGTGGCCGGAGACGCCCTTGGTGCGGGCGGTGGCGACGAGCGAGGCCACGAAGCCCTGGTCCCCGTCGCCGTGGACCGTCGGGGGCAGCCGGACGACGGACGAGCGGACGTCGCGGGAGGCGAGGGCGATCGTCGCCCGCGCGTTGTCCTGGCGTCCGCCCGGGCCGCCGGACGGCGCGTCCGGGTCGGCGCTCTGCCCGTCCTCCTCGGTCGCGACCCGGCCGGGGGCCAGCCCGAGGAGCCCGGAGGCGATGACGAAGGGCTTGCCGGACCCGGCGAGCGCGTCCCCGAAGGCGTCGATCGCCTTCCGGTCCGCCTCGGTGGCGCCCTGGAAGTCCCCGGAGAACGCGATGTCGTGCTTGAACGCGAGGTGGAGCACCCCGTCCGCGTCGGCGGCGGCCTCGCGCAGCACGTCCAGGTCGTCCAGCGATCCGCGGAGCACCCCGGCCCCGGCGGCGGCCAGCGCTTCGGCCGAGGCGTCCGAACGGGCGAGCCCGACAACCTGGTGACCTGCCCCGATGAGTTCGGGGACGACGGCGGAACCGATCCAGCCGGACGCGCCGGTGATGAATACACGCATGAGGAAACCTCCTGGAACAGGCTGACGATCCGGGCGGCGGGAGTGCTGCCGGACCCCCGATGTCAGCGACTGCCATCAGCCTACTCCTGATGTCAGTGACTGTCATCCAATAGACTCGCCGTATGGGTCGATGGGAGCCGAACGCACGCGGCAGGCTGGAGCAGGCCGCCATGGAGCTCTACGCCGAGCGGGGTTACGAGCAGACGACCGTGACCGAGATCGCGAAGCGGGCCGGGCTCACGGAACGCACGTTCTTCCGGCACTACGCGGACAAGCGCGAGGTGCTGTTCGCGGGCTCCGCCCTGCTCCAGGAGCGCATGGTGGGCGGCCTCGCCGGGGCGCCCCCGTCCGCGCCCCCGATCGACGCGGTGGCGGCGGCGCTCCAGGAGGCCGCGGCCGTACTGGACGAGCGGCATCCGCAGGCCAGGCAGCGGCAGCGGATCATCACGGCCAACGCGGAGCTCCAGGAGCGCGAGCTGGTCAAGCTCGCGTCCCTCGCCTCGGCGATGGGGGAGGCCCTGCGGGCGCGCGGCATCAGCGAACCGGCGGCGAGCCTGGCGGCCGAGGCGGGGATCGCCGTCTTCAAGGTCGCCTTCGAGCGCTGGATCGACACCACCGGGGTGCGCGGCCTGGGCGCGTTCGTCCTGGAGGGGCTCGCCGGACTCGAATCCCTGATGGCGGGCGGCCGCCCCTGACACGACGACGCCCGCCCCGTCGGAAGTGACGGAGCGGGCGTCCTCGCGGAGGACTCCGGCGACCGGAGTCCCGTACCTGCCCGCGGTCTACGGGAAGGACACAACCTGGGACGGGACGGTCTCCGTACCCGAGGTCGGCGAACCCGTGTCGTTGATGACGTGGTTGTACTGGCCCTGGCCGCCGAGGGAGACGACGATCAGGTCGTGGAACTTCACGCCGGCCTTGACCGGGGCCTCGAAGCCGTGGTCCTGACGGATGCTCGGGTCGACGTTGAAGTAGCAGTAGCTCCCCAGTCCCCAGCCCTCGTGCGTGTTGACCGAGTCGTCCACCTTGTAGGCCGCGAAGCCCTTGACGTCACCGTTCTGGACGGCGTCCTGATTCGGCGCGTCGTAGGCCTTCTCGTTCTGGAAGAAGATCGTCTTGCCGTTCTCGCCGGACCAGCGGACGTCGTACTTGTTGAAGTGCTCGACGAAGAGTCCGGTGGCCAGGACGTTGTCGCCGTTGACCTGGAGGCCGTAGTCGGAGCGGTTGGTCTCCCAGCCGATGCCCTCGCCGTGGTCGGCGCGCCACAGCCAGGTGTGGTCGATGATCGTGTCGTTGCTGTTGATCACCATGCCCGTGGTCGCCTTGCCGGCACCGGCGCCGCCGACCCGGACGAACACGTCCTGGACGCTGGTCGGGTTGTCCGCGTGGCTCGCGGACGCACCCTCGGGGCCGACCTCGACCAGGGTGTCGCTGTTGGTGGTGCCGGCGTCGATGAGCAGCCCGGCCAGCTTCACGCCGTCCACGTCACCGACCTTGAGGGCGGTGACCCCGTTGTCCGGGATGATCGTCGCCAGGCCGAGGCCCAGCACGACCGTGTTGGCGCGATCGATGTTGATCGTCTGGTCGACGTGGTAGATCCCCGGCGTGAACAGCAGGTGCAGGCCCTGGTCCACCGCCGCGTTGATCGTCTCCGCGCTCGCGCCCGGCTTCACCACGTAGAACTGGTCGAGGGGGATGGACTCGCCCTGCGGGGTGCCGTTGGCCCACGAGACGCCGCGCGCGTTGGTGCGCTTGGCCGGGACGAAGACCTTGT
Proteins encoded in this window:
- a CDS encoding ABC transporter permease, translated to MTTATATPVTRAGTRARFTDLIAAEWLKTWSLRSTPWLYALGASAVVAFNAGTAYDHYKYWYQYDKGSQEFFVSHRLALVDAFTDNSALVLVLALAAIGAVSVTGEYGTGLIRTTFTAVPARRSVMAAKVLVLAAVTTVFGVLVAAASFASTRAILSGRGASVALGDPGTLQVLAASALLAPVAALAGLALGTVIRHTGTSIVACVVVLLLLPMILSDRRHLTAVLRHTLPFSAWDRLAGGALPQPPAALYPWSEAGAWTVYALWALVAGAVAVCAVHRRDQ
- a CDS encoding TetR/AcrR family transcriptional regulator, which codes for MGRWEPNARGRLEQAAMELYAERGYEQTTVTEIAKRAGLTERTFFRHYADKREVLFAGSALLQERMVGGLAGAPPSAPPIDAVAAALQEAAAVLDERHPQARQRQRIITANAELQERELVKLASLASAMGEALRARGISEPAASLAAEAGIAVFKVAFERWIDTTGVRGLGAFVLEGLAGLESLMAGGRP
- a CDS encoding coagulation factor 5/8 type domain-containing protein, with product MHLPPTEAPTTPPTSPSTAPSRRRRRGRTFGFAAFAVSLLMAVPTAQTAFGQDAQAIEGGGDLGPNVMVFDPSTPDIQAKVDEVFKKQESAQFGDGRYALMFKPGTYDNINAQIGFYTSIAGLGLNPDDTTFNGDVTVDAGWFNGNATQNFWRSAENLALNPVNGTDRWAVSQAAPFRRMHVKGGLNLAPDGYGWASGGYIADSKIDGQVGPYSQQQWYTRDSSIGSWGNGVWNMTFSGVEGAPAQSFPEPPYTTLENTPVSREKPFLYLDGNDYKVFVPAKRTNARGVSWANGTPQGESIPLDQFYVVKPGASAETINAAVDQGLHLLFTPGIYHVDQTINIDRANTVVLGLGLATIIPDNGVTALKVGDVDGVKLAGLLIDAGTTNSDTLVEVGPEGASASHADNPTSVQDVFVRVGGAGAGKATTGMVINSNDTIIDHTWLWRADHGEGIGWETNRSDYGLQVNGDNVLATGLFVEHFNKYDVRWSGENGKTIFFQNEKAYDAPNQDAVQNGDVKGFAAYKVDDSVNTHEGWGLGSYCYFNVDPSIRQDHGFEAPVKAGVKFHDLIVVSLGGQGQYNHVINDTGSPTSGTETVPSQVVSFP
- a CDS encoding SDR family oxidoreductase; amino-acid sequence: MRVFITGASGWIGSAVVPELIGAGHQVVGLARSDASAEALAAAGAGVLRGSLDDLDVLREAAADADGVLHLAFKHDIAFSGDFQGATEADRKAIDAFGDALAGSGKPFVIASGLLGLAPGRVATEEDGQSADPDAPSGGPGGRQDNARATIALASRDVRSSVVRLPPTVHGDGDQGFVASLVATARTKGVSGHVGDGSQRWPAAHREDAAHLFRLALEQAPAGTTLHAAAEEGVVLRSVAETIGRHLGVPTASVTPEDAPGHFGWLAGMVSLDSPASSALTRERFGWKPAGPGLIEDLDQGHYFGTPGA